From Aedes albopictus strain Foshan chromosome 1, AalbF5, whole genome shotgun sequence, one genomic window encodes:
- the LOC115264363 gene encoding uncharacterized protein LOC115264363 produces the protein MWYIAVFSGLLVLITSTIASTIRVELDRFEQLKGFELANATGIRVRKFNRTTSVLDGSGVLFKDCGNDYAFTLTVAHSRLGNNQFNEYPLKISKAKTCDILNGPYKEYQHLFKNYSNLPQVGNERVCPFPRGHYWVKNWAPASDWVPPVVPAGYWRFTGDVFNPQDELELRLVGYLRIIKDLV, from the coding sequence ATGTGGTACATCGCGGTATTCAGCGGTCTGCTTGTCCTCATCACCTCAACGATTGCTTCCACGATTCGCGTTGAACTAGATCGTTTTGAACAGCTGAAGGGATTCGAGTTGGCCAACGCTACCGGGATCCGTGTTCGTAAATTCAACCGGACCACTTCCGTCTTGGACGGCTCGGGCGTACTGTTCAAAGACTGTGGAAATGATTACGCGTTTACTTTGACCGTGGCTCACAGCCGGCTGGGCAACAACCAGTTCAACGAGTATCCGCTGAAAATTTCCAAGGCCAAGACGTGCGACATCCTGAACGGACCGTACAAGGAGTATCAGCACCTGTTCAAGAACTACAGCAACCTTCCGCAAGTGGGGAATGAGAGGGTTTGTCCGTTTCCACGGGGCCACTACTGGGTGAAGAACTGGGCCCCCGCTAGCGACTGGGTGCCACCGGTAGTTCCTGCCGGTTACTGGCGATTCACCGGCGATGTGTTTAACCCGCAGGACGAACTGGAGCTGCGATTGGTCGGATATCTTCGTATCATAAAGGATTTGGTTTAA